From one Haloarcula sp. DT43 genomic stretch:
- the dhaM gene encoding dihydroxyacetone kinase phosphoryl donor subunit DhaM, whose translation MVGLVVVSHSHTAATGIAEVAAEMAGETNIEPVGGDGDGGIGTVPDDIEAALAVADDGDGVVVLVDLGSAVMNAEVAIELSDIEAVIADAPVLEGAVNAAVAATGPDATLEAVRDQAEAARDVDKL comes from the coding sequence ATGGTGGGGCTCGTCGTCGTGTCCCACAGCCACACTGCCGCGACGGGAATCGCCGAGGTCGCCGCGGAGATGGCGGGGGAGACGAACATCGAACCGGTCGGTGGTGACGGTGACGGCGGAATCGGGACCGTTCCCGACGACATCGAGGCGGCCCTCGCCGTCGCGGACGACGGGGACGGCGTCGTCGTCCTGGTCGACCTGGGCAGCGCCGTCATGAACGCCGAGGTGGCTATCGAACTGAGCGATATTGAGGCCGTGATAGCGGACGCGCCCGTCCTGGAGGGGGCGGTCAACGCGGCAGTGGCCGCGACCGGCCCGGACGCAACGCTCGAGGCCGTGCGCGACCAGGCCGAGGCGGCCCGGGACGTCGACAAGCTCTGA